In Temnothorax longispinosus isolate EJ_2023e chromosome 10, Tlon_JGU_v1, whole genome shotgun sequence, a single window of DNA contains:
- the Sif gene encoding protein still life, isoform SIF type 1 isoform X1, producing MGNKLSCSCAPLIRSKTYRYEDSPWQAGARGGMGGGGGRRGDTGHLLRCGSLRERKRLWAEVFHVNSSGGGTVKWQQVSEDLVPVNITCIQDSPECVFHITAYNSQVDKILDVRLVQPGTRIGQASECFVYWKDTVTNDTWGLNFTSPIDAKQFRECCSPSFKISRKASSSYSLKLEPPNKQKIKTRRKPLSTPASPSRSREPQCTCMTPEQFARLRSQDTRYRSPCGPSTLPRTMGRSTEMDMTPGRDKITAATSSASLYDNVNNTSGTPGKTPKAGDSAKQKEKQNETCQTTPKTANIGIGTVTVGSQASIDSPDDKGSTISPKKQKSQDTSTQQNGIEMLKSEGTQAGGTLQSNPRSFHRKEQLHHTKSADYTELEMQNGNLFNIVNNNHGHRSKSKSTDDMRIENAQNGISLDSNTLKRMLKPMPSIDSPVTSPEMTRKRHSHHSYHYHPSNNNQKYMMQEVDNENYAHPYRAPYNNKFQGSRSAHDMSRQYSGGRGRTYLDSERNRCTGDMSPPSDNVIFDNQCYATTPSSSNGNSDMEQPNHCNSRRCNGGQTYQQSMQSVSTPGSPTSRLLLEYEMHLRNTLAKGMDAESYSLRTFEALLTQSMENLEFAENIPLNVQRTPHASRRRSSSNKSSTLPLSYRYCNERQNSKDRDGYYSDRNEMVREKRERDAERDRGYLSDYNSRCASCIGESARAQWFRHSDGWQSGSSTFGSGASSSINPGYSGHKRESPWDSLPSLRHEGSLNDSGYKSNRTDSLEQRGTFDRQDSVRSDYMSDRDGRYGIVQQASLESTDSRLCYLTSSEMSDDDRMSLTTAVSDDDDGESAINSPYRKQTGTAAASFNCTGAVRKAGFLSVKKWLLRKKHQIELAKKRGWRGYWVCLKGTTLLFYPCDSQESRAMEAAPKHLIIVDGAIMQPIPEHPKKDYIFCLSTAFGDAYLFQAPCQVELENWVNSIHSACAAAFARHRGKTGTLHLLQEEIFRLEKAIESDHKMKHMADLQQSVVSDVDTKQQINNQIVQWEENLERLHCEQFRLRCYMASLQSGELPNPKSLLTHVSRATKQTLNKLGVFTVSSFHAFICARSPSLLNNLLAGRGATKRRPPLLSRSNSGSSRRSLQISSRDEEKSVKVSVPENQVRSSGHRLVSVFLRDAMTVEEFLASACTRKNLNPMEHFVRVKKRRDMEDHNYFVPHRTDLIETYLHTHEIVEVCAKILYQVELQRNTLEQMWGFSVEAELIENSDRQDELCCYVSRVEDKSVAMQNGIIKGDEIMVINGAIVSDLDMMYLESVLQEEVGLCMMMRSSRTEPPDLTGIMRVTDDIIDSLVCPPPPTDPPVISEEMISGLIVPAPGWSKENIMQECSSAGHMDNKQSSRTNSFEIENLLKTAEQVTGICRSPGETRKSSPTGSVVSSHSQALTPSRQLSDAEKLKKVILELIETERTYVKNLNNLLENYLEPLKRETFLSNAEINALFGNIQEIVTFQRQFLQNLDHAIEMEVDFNSFDHPSQFKGVLFSIGSAFLYYVNHFKLYSSFCASHSKAQKVLHPNEGNQALQEFLQARNPRQQHSSTLESYLIKPIQRILKYPLLLQQLRNLTDERSEEHQHLIEALKGMEKVAEHINEMQRIHEEYGAIFDHLFRQHQKSCKQPIDLSPGDLLYYGGVEWLNISDFLGKIKKGLELHAMCFVFKSAVVFLCKERLRQKKKLMGVSTKANSSEVEIIRYQVLIPVTEVQVRASSAKDMESHFLWELIHLRSQLQRRSEKVYVLSNSTTEFRNAFLKTIRQIIRESVRNMSIPSTKNMSQAPMSLTPRMSTGHVEKFSKQQAGQTQNGNGVTCTLSKKAMKQQLLSSSHKRKYSQSKQPVEHESSEDKDQEDAPVPQQQTFRSRSKTISDTSGEMKVEMDSGTKSEGEEDSQAFLGEKKNLGRTPNHLTLSTTSTISAGSTGSQARLIQSSHQPENYQPITVKELGSPIWKPRELPSLGEATTLPRKGKSAGEFADMSSSHSASRKSLIEINNCAQQPNFNNHV from the exons ATGGGCAACAAGCTCTCCTGCAGTTGCGCACCCCTAATCAGATCAAAGACGTATCGGTACGAGGACAGCCCATGGCAGGCCGGTGCCAGGGGCGGGATGGGCGGCGGCGGAGGACGTAGGGGTGACACTGGCCACTTGCTCAGGTGCGGAAGCttaagagagaggaagag GCTGTGGGCCGAAGTGTTCCATGTAAACTCGAGCGGGGGTGGGACCGTCAAGTGGCAGCAGGTGTCTGAAGATCTGGTCCCGGTGAACATCACCTGCATCCAGGACTCGCCGGAATGCGTCTTCCATATCACCGCGTACAATAGCCAGGTCGATAAGATTCTAGACGTGCGGTTGGTCCAGCCAG GTACACGCATCGGCCAAGCGTCGGAATGCTTCGTTTACTGGAAGGACACAGTGACAAACGACACGTGGGGGCTGAACTTCACGTCTCCCATAGACGCGAAGCAATTCAGAGAATGCTGC TCACCGTCGTTCAAGATTTCAAGGAAAGCGTCCTCTTCTTACTCGTTGAAGCTCGAGCCACCGAACAAGCAGAAGATCAAAACACGCCGAAAGCCGCTGTCGACACCGGCCTCACCGAGCCGATCCAGAGAACCTCAGTGCACGTGTATGACTCCGGAACAGTTCGCCAGACTGCGCAGCCAAGACACCAGATATCGAAGTCCATGCG GGCCGTCTACGCTTCCACGGACCATGGGACGATCCACGGAAATGGACATGACGCCGGGACGAGACAAAATAACAGCGGCCACATCCAGCGCATCTCTCTACGACAACGTTAACAATACTAGCGGAACACCTGGGAAAACACCAAAAGCTGGCGACTCGGCCAAGCAGAAGGAGAAGCAGAACGAGACGTGTCAGACGACCCCGAAGACTGCCAACATTGGAATCGGAACGGTCACAGTAGGATCACAGGCAAGC ATCGACAGCCCCGACGACAAAGGTTCCACGATATCGCCGAAGAAGCAGAAGAGCCAGGACACGTCCACGCAGCAGAACGGCATTGAGATGCTGAAGTCGGAGGGTACTCAGGCCGGCGGTACCCTCCAGAGCAACCCTCGGTCGTTCCACCGCAAGGAACAGCTCCACCACACCAAGTCGGCCGACTACACCGAGCTGGAGATGCAGAACGGCAACCTCTTTAACATCGTCAACAATAATCATGGTCACAGGTCGAAGAGCAAGAGCACCGACGACATGCGGATCGAAAACGCGCAGAACGGCATCAGCCTGGACTCGAACACTCTGAAGCGCATGCTGAAGCCGATGCCGAGCATCGACAGCCCGGTAACGTCGCCGGAGATGACGAGAAAACGTCACAGCCATCACAGCTATCACTACCATCCGAGCAATAACAATCAGAAGTACATGATGCAGGAGGTCGACAACGAGAACTATGCGCATCCGTATCGCGCGCCTTACAATAACAAGTTCCAGGGTTCCAGGAGCGCTCACGATATGAGTCGGCAATACTCCG GCGGCAGAGGCAGGACGTACTTAGATTCGGAACGTAATCGGTGCACAGGTGACATGTCGCCGCCCTCGGACAATGTCATCTTCGACAACCAGTGCTACGCCACCACGCCGAGCTCGTCGAACGGCAACTCCGACATGGAGCAGCCGAACCACTGCAACTCCCGCCGCTGCAACGGCGGCCAGACATATCAGCAGAGCATGCAGTCGGTTTCGACACCGGGCAGCCCGACCAGCCGGCTGCTCCTCGAGTACGAGATGCATCTCAGGAACACCCTCGCCAAAGGCATGGACGCGGAGAGCTACAGCCTGCGCACGTTTGAAGCTCTGCTCACGCAGAGCATGGAGAACTTGG AATTTGCGGAAAACATACCGTTGAACGTTCAGCGCACGCCTCACGCTTCACGAAGAC GTTCCAGTTCCAATAAATCGTCGACCCTGCCGCTATCGTACCGCTACTGCAACGAGAGACAGAATAGCAAGGACCGAGACGGCTATTACAGCGATCGCAACGAGATGgtgagagagaagagagagcgagacgCCGAACGGGATCGCGGCTATCTCAGCGACTACAATTCTAG ATGCGCCAGCTGTATCGGGGAATCCGCGCGCGCACAGTGGTTCCGGCATTCAGACGGATGGCAGTCCGGCAGCTCGACCTTCGGCTCCGGCGCCTCGAGTTCGATAAATCCAGGATACTCGGGACACAAGAGAGAATCGCCCTGGGATTCTCTGCCGTCCCTGAGACACGAAGGCAGTCTCAACGACAGCGGTTACAAGTCCAATCGAACTGACTCGCTCGAACAAAG AGGTACTTTCGACAGACAGGACAGCGTCAGATCTGACTACATGTCCGACCGGGATGGCAGATACGGAATCGTTCAACAAGCCTCATTGGAGAGCACCGACTCAAGGCTCTGCTACTTGACGTCTTCCGAG ATGTCGGACGATGATAGGATGTCACTCACCACCGCCGTcagcgacgatgacgacggcgAGAGTGCTATAAATTCGCCCTATCGAAAGCAGACCGGCACGGCTGCAGCTTCATTCAATTGCACCGGTGCAGTTCGGAAGGCAGG ATTTCTCAGCGTGAAGAAATGGTTGCTGCGCAAGAAGCATCAGATCGAGCTGGCCAAGAAGCGAGGCTGGAGGGGTTATTGGGTCTGCTTGAAGGGCACCACGCTCCTCTTCTACCCCTGCGATTCACAGGAGAGCAGGGCCATGGAGGCGGCACCTAAACACCTGATCATCGTCGACGGTGCGATCATGCAGCCGATTCCCGAACACCCGAAGAAGGATTACATATTTTGCCTGAGCACCGCGTTCGGGGACGCCTATCTATTccag GCGCCGTGTCAAGTGGAGCTGGAGAACTGGGTGAACAGTATTCATTCGGCGTGCGCCGCCGCGTTCGCGCGTCATCGCGGTAAGACCGGCACGCTGCATCTGCTGCAGGAGGAGATTTTCCGTCTGGAAAAGGCGATCGAGTCG GACCACAAGATGAAGCACATGGCGGATCTTCAGCAATCAGTGGTTTCCGACGTCGATACCAAGCAGCAGATCAACAATCAAATAGTACAGTGGGAGGAGAATCTGGAACGGCTCCACTGTGAGCAATTCCGCCTGCGGTGCTACATGGCCAGTTTGCAGAGTGGCGAATTGCCCAATCCGAAG AGTCTACTGACGCACGTGTCTCGCGCCACGAAGCAAACGCTAAACAAGCTGGGCGTGTTCACGGTGTCGTCCTTCCACGCGTTTATCTGCGCGCGTAGCCCGTCCctgctaaataatttattggcGGGTCGCGGAGCAACGAAGAGACGACCGCCGCTGTTGTCGAGATCGAACAGCGGCTCCAGCAGACGCTCGCTGCAGATCTCGTCCAGGGACGAGGAGAAGAGCGTGAAGGTGTCCGTGCCGGAAAATCAGGTACGATCGTCAGGACATCGG CTGGTCTCGGTGTTCCTGCGTGACGCGATGACCGTGGAGGAGTTCCTGGCGAGCGCGTGCACCAGAAAGAATCTCAATCCGATGGAGCACTTTGTGCGCGTCAAAAAGCGCCGGGATATGGAGGACCATAATTACTTTGTGCCACATAGGACTGATTTGATAGAAACCTAT TTGCATACGCACGAAATCGTGGAAGTCTGTGCCAAGATTTTATATCAAGTGGAATTGCAAAGAAACACTTTAGAACAAATGTGGGGCTTCTCCGTCGAGGCGGAGCTCATAGAAAACTCCGATAGGCAGGACGAGCTCTGCTGCTACGTTAGTAGAGTGGAAGACAAGAGCGTCGCCATGCAAAACG GAATCATTAAGGGCGACGAGATTATGGTAATCAACGGCGCCATCGTGAGCGACTTGGATATGATGTACTTGGAGAGCGTTCTGCAGGAGGAGGTGGGTCTCTGCATGATGATGCGATCCTCCAGGACGGAGCCACCGGATCTCACGGGCATTATGCGAGTCACCGATGACATAATCGACAGCCTGGTCTGCCCGCCGCCGCCCACCGACCCGCCAGTAATCAGCGAAGAAATGATTTCCGGTCTGATTGTACCGGCACCCGGATGGA GCAAGGAGAACATTATGCAGGAATGTTCGTCGGCCGGTCACATGGATAACAAGCAGTCCTCGCGCACAAATTCCTTCGAAATCGAGAACCTCTTGAAAACTGCCGAACAAGTGACAGGGATCTGCCGTTCTCCAGGTGAGACCAGAAAGTCGAGTCCCACCGGAAGCGTCGTCAGTTCCCACTCGCAGGCACTCACACCGAGCCGGCAGCTTAGCGACGCTGAGAAGCTGAAGAAAGTGATTTTAGAACTGATTGAGACTGAACGGACTTACGTAAAg aatttaaataatttgctgGAGAACTACTTGGAACCCCTTAAACGCGAGACCTTCCTGTCGAACGCGGAGATCAACGCGCTGTTTGGTAATATCCAGGAAATCGTCACGTTTCAACGACAGTTCCTGCAGAATCTCGATCACGCCATCGAGATGGAGGTCGATTTCAATAGCTTTGACCATCCGAGTCAATTTAAG GGAGTCCTGTTTTCCATTGGAAGTGCCTTCTTATATTACGTAAATCACTTCAAGCTATACAGCTCGTTTTGCGCGAGTCACTCGAAGGCTCAGAAAGTTTTACATCCAA ACGAGGGAAATCAAGCTTTACAAGAGTTCCTGCAAGCGAGAAATCCTCGGCAGCAACACTCGTCGACCTTAGAATCATACTTGATAAAACCTATACAAAGAATACTCAAGTATCCGCTGCTGTTGCAGCAGCTTAGGAATCTCACCGATGAACGAAGCGAAGAACACCAACACTTAATCG AGGCGCTCAAAGGCATGGAGAAGGTGGCGGAGCATATAAACGAGATGCAGAGAATCCACGAAGAATACGGTGCTATTTTCGATCACCTGTTCAGGCAACACCAAAAATCCTGCAAACAG CCGATCGACTTAAGTCCAGGCGATCTTTTGTACTACGGCGGCGTCGAGTGGCTCAATATTTCCGACTTTCTCGGCAAGATAAAGAAGGGTCTCGAGCTCCACGCGATGTGCTTCGTATTTAAATCGGCCGTCGTGTTCCTGTGCAAGGAAAGATTGAGACAGAAAAAGAAGCTCATG GGAGTTTCTACGAAGGCTAACTCAAGCGAGGTAGAAATTATCCGTTACCAGGTGCTGATCCCGGTGACGGAAGTCCAGGTCAGGGCCAGCTCCGCCAAGGATATGGAGTCCCACTTCTTGTGGGAATTGATTCATCTAAGAAGTCAATTACAAAGGAGGTCGGAGAAAGTATACGTACTCTCCAACAG TACGACGGAATTCCGTAACGCGTTTCTGAAGACGATCCGGCAAATCATTCGTGAGTCGGTGAGAAACATGAGCATACCCTCGACGAAAAACATGAGCCAGGCGCCGATGTCGCTGACGCCGCGAATGTCGACCGGCCATGTGGAAAAATTCAGCAAGCAACAGGCCGGCCAGACGCAGAACGGAAACGGCGTGACGTGCACGCTCTCGAAGAAGGCGATGAAGCAGCAGCTGCTGTCCAGTTCGCACAAGCGCAAATACAGCCAGTCGAAACAGCCGGTGGAGCACGAGAGCTCGGAGGATAAGGATCAGGAGGATGCGCCGGTTCCCCAGCAGCAAACGTTTCGCTCCAGAAGCAAGACCATAAGCGACACTTCCG GCGAGATGAAGGTTGAGATGGATTCGGGTACAAAGTCGGAAGGTGAGGAAGACTCGCAGGCTTTTTTAGGCGAGAAGAAGAATCTCGGTCGCACACCTAATCATCTGACGCTGAGCACCACGTCGACCATCTCGGCGGGGAGTACTGGCAGCCAGGCTAGGTTGATCCAGTCTTCCCATCAGCCTGAGAACTATCAACCTATTACCGTCAAGGAACTTG GTTCGCCGATCTGGAAGCCACGGGAGCTACCCTCCCTGGGGGAGGCCACCACATTGCCGCGCAAGGGTAAGTCGGCCGGCGAGTTCGCGGACATGAGCTCGAGCCACAGCGCCTCCCGAAAGTCTCTGATAGAAATCAACAATTGTGCTCAACAACCTAACTTTAATAATCACGTTTAA